Proteins encoded by one window of Modestobacter marinus:
- a CDS encoding hemolysin family protein, which yields MSDTVAIVLAVALLAGNAFFVGAEFALVSARRTQIEPRAAEGVRGARTTLKAIENVSLMMAGAQLGITVCSLGLGAVGEPAVAHLLEGPFAAAGLPEALVHPVAFALALAVVVFLHMVLGEMVPKNISLAGPERSALLLGPALYWVVRGLHPLIWLLNQVANLVLRALRVTPQDEVSSTFTRDQVTGLIGESHREGLLDEREHQLLTGALQFDEQRTADVAIPTADLVTVPSRITVGELEQVCAATGYSRFPVVDGDGDLEGYVHLKDFLAVPVAERDSPVDPALVRPLAGATTDQGLRDVLATMQREGAHLAVVRDAGSGRTVGVVALEDVLEELVGEVRDAAQTVAAGRR from the coding sequence ATGAGCGACACCGTGGCCATCGTGCTGGCGGTGGCCCTGCTGGCCGGCAACGCGTTCTTCGTGGGCGCCGAGTTCGCGCTGGTCTCCGCGCGGCGGACCCAGATCGAGCCGCGCGCGGCCGAGGGCGTGCGCGGTGCCCGGACGACGCTGAAGGCCATCGAGAACGTCTCGCTGATGATGGCCGGCGCGCAGCTGGGCATCACGGTCTGCTCGCTGGGGCTGGGCGCCGTGGGCGAGCCGGCGGTGGCGCACCTGCTCGAGGGCCCCTTCGCCGCGGCCGGGTTGCCCGAGGCGCTGGTGCACCCGGTGGCGTTCGCCCTCGCGCTCGCCGTCGTCGTCTTCCTGCACATGGTGCTGGGCGAGATGGTGCCCAAGAACATCTCCCTGGCCGGGCCGGAACGGTCCGCACTGCTCCTCGGGCCGGCGCTGTACTGGGTCGTCCGGGGCCTGCACCCGCTGATCTGGCTGCTGAACCAGGTGGCGAACCTGGTGTTGCGGGCGCTGCGGGTGACGCCGCAGGACGAGGTCAGCTCGACGTTCACCCGGGACCAGGTGACCGGCCTGATCGGCGAGTCGCATCGCGAGGGGCTGCTGGACGAGCGGGAGCACCAGCTGCTGACCGGCGCGCTGCAGTTCGACGAGCAGCGGACCGCCGACGTGGCGATCCCGACGGCGGACCTGGTCACCGTGCCGTCCCGGATCACCGTGGGCGAGCTCGAGCAGGTGTGCGCGGCCACCGGCTACTCCCGCTTCCCGGTGGTGGACGGCGACGGCGACCTCGAGGGCTACGTGCACCTCAAGGACTTCCTCGCCGTCCCGGTGGCGGAGCGGGACTCCCCGGTCGACCCGGCGCTCGTCCGGCCCCTGGCCGGGGCGACGACCGACCAGGGGCTGCGGGACGTGCTGGCCACCATGCAGCGGGAGGGTGCGCACCTGGCGGTCGTCCGCGACGCCGGCAGCGGACGCACCGTCGGCGTCGTCGCCCTGGAGGACGTGCTGGAGGAGCTGGTCGGCGAGGTGCGCGACGCCGCCCAGACGGTGGCGGCCGGCCGCCGATAG